DNA from Pelodiscus sinensis isolate JC-2024 chromosome 1, ASM4963464v1, whole genome shotgun sequence:
atgcacctgacgaagtgggtccttgcccatgaaagcttatgctccaacacttcggttagtctataagatgccacaggactcccccgcttttgcagattcagactaacatggctacccctccctCTGTCTTGTATCTGACTCCCAGACCTTCtacacccttgcaactgctgctggaggtgctcacctttcattctccattcacacctcattaatttcaacaggacaatcaaagaaaggggagagctcaaaaaaaaagtttttcttaatacaaagttataggagaaatgttacagagattctataagaacacttaacaaagatttatctaaaaggacaagatcttaatacataGTTATGAGAGTGATAATATTACAGGGTTTTATCCACAATCCCACTGGGGCTTAGATGTAAGTGAAGGCACCAAATAGCTGGCTAGCTACGGGGCAGCATCAGATCTTAGTTAGGTTGGGTTGTGCATACATTCTGCTTAGTGGCAGAAActtatggcatgtctacactacagcgctaattcgaactaacttagttcgaattagttaattcgaactaagctaattcgaactaacgcatctagaactaaaaactagtttgaattagcgttttgctaattcgaactagcatgtccacattaagtggaccctggaCCGGggataaggatggccggaagcagtgccggcagggcatcagatgaggacttagagcgtggagctgctgcctcaggctagccgagggctctgcttaaagggacccaacccctaccctggacagacagttctcaggggttccccgcttgcaaagcagtcctggcttggagtgccctgagtgcccacactcagcacttcacagcactcggccatcagcctggctgcacttgcacttgccatcagcccggctgccatctggaggggggggtcaatcaaggggcttcaggagagcttccaccctgaggagcccgcagagccagcccagtcctccccatcgggggctcgtaccccattcctccctcacctccttccacttacccctccctaggcccccttcctgatgtacaaaataaaggacacgtgtgttcaaaaatagaaactctctttattgaacaaaactcggggagactgggaaaaggaggtgggagaggggaagagtgtgggagaagggagggcaactaaaatgatcaggggtttggaacaggtcccatatgaagagaggctaaagagactgggacttctcagcttaaaaaagaggagactgaggggggatatgatagaggtctataaaagcatgagtggtgtggagagggtgcataaagaaaagttcttcattagtgcctataatataaggactaaaggacacgaaatgaaatgaatgggtagcaggcttcaaactagtaacagaaagttcttcttcacaaagcaaatagtcaacctgtggaactccttgctgcaggaggctgtgaaggctagaactagaacagagtttaaagagaagtgagataaagtcatggaggttgggtccatggagtggtattagccaggggatagaaatgttgtctctggcctctgttgtggaaggctggagatggatggcacgagacaaatggcttggtcattgtcttcagtccatcccctccagggtacctagtgttggccgctgttgacagacaggctactgggctagatggacctttggtctgacccagtacggccattctaagctcagggctcagggttggtggtctcagcggaccaccttgattttcatgcaaacctgctcttgggtgacCAGGttggcagctgtcctgccctagacggccactttcctgtgcctagtgcagtggtcgtggatgaggtccacaatgtctgcactagaccaggcgggcgcccacctcttatggacctgggcaggctcccgggagccgccagcctggtcctgggaagaggcggagggttgggtggccGCGGGTGGCTGGGTCATcccgtgcagggtctgctggctgggtgctggcaggcttgcacctggcacgggtaccttagccagaccgtgcccctttaagggctccggggctgggaagggggcagacgagtttccctggtggtgcccagagtggccaccagggaaagctggggagggctagcctcccactagttcgaattaagtggctacacagcccttaattcgaactaattaattcgaactaggtgttagtcctcgtagaatgaggtttacctagttcgaattaagcgcaccgctagttcgaattaagttcgaactagcggtttgcatgtgtagcgcctatcaaagttaatttgaactaacggctgttagttcgaattaactttgtagtgtagacatacccttagatacctaCAAGGTTAAGTGGCATCTGAACAGGGGTTTTGAAAATGTTAGTAGCACCTAAATGTTGGACTTCGGTGTCTAAAGAGGCAGCTTAAGCCCCTGAGTACCTTTGTGAAGCTGGCTCTTTGTTCTTGATATAACCAaaaaaaattttatttttattgatacCAGTAGCTCCCCTTCTTAGGTGTTAATTAATAGAGATGGTATATCCAGGTCATATAGCAAGTACTAGAAATCTTGTAGACACACTCCTGAATTGTCTAGATTGTAATTATATTAAATTCTGATTGAGTATACTGTGCAAAGCCACTTTTGAATTGACCTGAACTTAGATGGTAAACCAGCTGCTTTCAACTGCAAAGACATAACTTGCTCAGCTGCTTCTCTCTTTCCCTTGCCCAGCTGTGAGGGAATTTTCTTAGAGGCAAAGAGTGTGGACGGACAACTGAGATGGTTGAGGAAAGAGGAGAATAGATGGATCCTTTCCAATGAGCCAGGATGCTCTTTTGGCAGCATTTAGGGGGTCTCAAGCTATTTTACACTTGCTTTCTACTATCAAAGCTAAATGAGTGGGTAACTAAATATTGCCCACTACagacattcaaaaatcatgagtcaggctgCCTCAAAAATGAtgtgtgtagggttttttttaaaatacaaatgtgtTTTTAGTCTGTCTTTGGAATTTTGAATccttcctgcactcctgccccctagCGTGTATGTAACTGTCCAGGTCATGCCAGTTTGTGCAAAAGTACTGTGAGTCGTGAATGGGATTGTGATTGAAGCCTCTACTGTAGAATCTTTGGAGAAAGAACCCAACTGAAATTTGGGTCCTGCTGTTCTAGGTGCTATATTGGGGCCTCCGAGGCTTGGtgtcatccccccacccccagcattgaggaactggtgctccagctctgcagccccaccccgcccccagtgctgggctggggtgcCAACACTGactccccactgtgggaggtggagggggagagggcagctccAAGCCTCAcaggctggagtcaggcaagcAAGCTGGAGCTGGATATGACATAAGGGCTCTGCCCGGCAtggggaggaagtggctccatGTTGTGCCgcctcctcccgctccccctggctggggaaatggcagcacagcaaagcactgtttgcaggctttcccctgccactccaaTTGGCCATAATCAtaatcatggccaataggagcagcaggaggacaaTGCCTGTGAGCAGCATGGGACATGGAGCCATGTCAGGTAAGTGCCCATCGCtcataccccacccccaccctgttcctgcaccccctccttcccagacccccacaccagcctgctcttgcaccctacctcccacccagccctcctaccctcaacccgctcctgcacccatcccTCATGCCCAGCCTCCAGACCTCCACTTtgcttctgcaccccctgccaccCAGACTCCTCGCCTgcactctgctcctgcatcctccctcctgccttgaGCCCGCTTCTTGAAcctctcatttctggccccagctcagagccttgggtgccccacaaaatctactagcctgggatgtattaggctctggtatgtgaggggaatgaaggaagtgtctttctgcttctcagctggggccacgtcagtgaggtggGGGGGTTTAGTTTGttttgtggggattttttttacttctcacttttgtgtggtccccaactgatttttctgtgggtcagtggcctctgacccaaaaaaaggttccccattcctgtaCTATAAACTAATAAGAGGCAGTGTCCGCCTAAGAGAGCCTGCAGTCTCACAGTGCTATATTCTCTACTAGGGTACTTCTCTCCCCAGCAGAAGGATTAAGTGATGTTAATACTGAGGGGCCGTGCTTTGTAGCAAACACGGTGGCAAGTTCATGTAAAATTCCTGTAGTTATAACTTCATCTTAGCAGCCACTTGCAAACTTACTAGCTTCTGCCCTTCACCTCTGTAGTTCTGACGCTGGCCACGAGAGGCTGCTGTTGGCAACCAAGCAGTTGGCTTTGGAGCTCTGGTTGCTCCCTGAGGCTTCTTGCAGAGCCCTGTTCCTTGCTTTTTGTGAACCCCAagggagctgccagctggccaggcagaagcagcagctccCCCACAGTTTAGGGTAGTGCCCAGGAGGGGGTTAGAAAAGTGATAGCAATGACCCTTCCCGCCTCCTCAGTATGAGAGTGGCTATGTGCTGGCCTCACCAGCTCACTGTTGCAGAGCTGTGTGAGGGCCCAAGGGATGCAGGTGATAGGAGAAGGACCCATACTCGaatccagggctacgtctacactggcaggaatttctgaaaatgcttttaatggaaaagttttccgttaaaagcatttttggaaaagcacgtctagattggcaggatgcttttctgcaaaagcacttttcgcggaaaagcgtctgGGGCCAATCTatacgcagttttccgcaaaaaagccccgatcgccattttcgcgattggggcttttttgcggaaaacagtactatgctgtctacactggcccttttgggcaaaagtctttcagaaaaagactttttcccaaacaggagcagcatagtttttccggaaaagcactgatgattttacatgagatcgtcagtgcttttccggaaattcaagtggccagtgtagacagctggcaagtttttccggaaaagcagatgattttccggaaaaacttgcccgtctagacacagcccaggtgtataTGGGAAGGAATTAGGAAGATCTCCCTAGGGCAGACCCtaagtggtccccaacgtggtgcccgcgggtgccaggGCACCCACCGTGGCATTTATGTGCTcccgccgagtgaccagggctggcccaagccattcttgcgccctggaCTCTGGGTGCGCGGTGCATACGCAGCCCCGGCCACACAGCGCATTTGCGGCACCATCctcgggtgcccggcagccccaaaaggttggggaccactgtcctagggGATTCCTAGAGCAGGCATAGGAGAATGCTGGGGAGAGCCCCTCCTATCTgtcaggaggaagaagggggtgcCTCCCGCCCCTCCACCCGCCAACCCTTGTGTGTTTTATGTTCATATCAGCCAGGTGTCTTCCTGTTCTGAAATCAGAGAACAGACTGAAATTTAAATACAACATACATTATTTTTATAGCACCCTTAAGGGTTCAGCTGTAATCAGGAATGCTTGATGGTGGATACATAAAAAATTTTAAGTTCATCTCAtgagtttttgtttttcttgttatTCCTGTTTGGGGGTTGTTGATAGGAAATACATGACGGCACTTTAATCAGTTGTGATATTGACTCCTGTAATGGCCATGAGCAGGATCCCTAAACCTGCCATCATTTCTGGATGGAACGAGAggaagagctgtgtgctcccGTTCACCAGGACTCTGAGGAAAGAGAAATTCTTCTTGAGGCCTCCACAGGTGAGGAATGAGTTAAGTCAATTCAGAAATGCCTGGAAATCcaactttttgtttcatttttaaaaagacctTGCCATAGAGCCTCATCTCTTCTGTGCTGGGATTGCAACCAGCAGTTATGTCTGGCAGGCGTCATTCATGGTTTTCCACTAATCCTGACTAGCTTCTGTCCAAAGTcctgtttctctctttcttcctctaCCCACAATTCATTTTTTATCTAAAAGTTCACGTGAGTttttgaagcattttttttttctttcctcactgggaaatgtgtttgtgtgtgtgtttttgtgggatggagactgggatttttcttttCACATCCAGGTGTACATTTTATTTAGTTAACTCATATTCTGTTTAATTCCCCTTTCCTAGATTTCTTTTCTGCCAAACACTCATGTCAGGCTTCTGTTTATTCAAGGAGACAGTGAAAGTGTGAATGAACATGAGGAGAAGAATCCCCAAGAAGATGGTCTTGATAATGTAGAACAGTATGGGACGATACCAGAGGGGTTTGAAGAGAATGTTTTCCAGAGCCCTGATGAGGAAGAGCCCTATGAGAGGCAGTACATGACAGAAACGCAGCAGGGAGACCTTCCTGGTAAGATAATGGGTAACTCCATTAATCCAGAAAGAGATTTGGAGGCTCTCCAAGGTATCATCCAGCAGAGAATTCCTGTAGGGGAGAGACCCTATGGATATACTGAATGTGGGGAGGGCTTCAGTCAAAACTCAAACCTTGCACAGCATGAGATAACACAGACAGGAGAGAAACCTCATAAATGTACTGAATGTAACAAAAGTTTCAGTTGGCGCTCAGACTTAATTAaacatcagagaacccacacaggcgAGAAACCCTATATATGTAGTGAATGTGGGGAAAATTTCAGTGTGAGCTCTCACCTTTTCACACacaagagaatccacacaggagagcgaCCCTTCCATTGTAACGAATGTGGAAAAAGCTTCAGCCGGAACTCTCACCTTATTAACCACCATAGAACCCACACTGGAGAAAAGCCCTTTGAATGTGCtcagtgtgggaagagcttcagtgACTTCTCAACACTTATCCAGCACCAGAGAACCCACACGGGTGAGAAACCCTATGTATGTGTCGAATGCGGGAAAAGCTTCATCCAGAGCTCACACCTTGTTAGGCACCGGAGAATCCACACGGGAGAGAAGCCGTATAAATGTGcggagtgtgggaaaagttttcgATACAAGAGTCACCTTGCCCAGCACCATAAACTCCACATGGAATAGAAAGCGCAGCCATGTGAGCCCCTGTTCTGCCCACAGAAACCAATGCGTAAACTTTTATACAGTCTGATGACATCAAGAAGGAAGCACAAGGAGAGGAGGCTTGTGCCTCCATTCTTAGAGCAAATAGATCAGGTGGCCAGCTcgcgagccacatgcagctcttctcccccaaaagtctGGCTcacaaagctgctctgcccccccccccaatggtccccgtccccctctggcccccctgtgctcaccagggcagCGATTCAAGATGGTACCCAACATGGTGGCCATCGATGGGaacctgatatggccaaaaagcctacgcttgtttcttaaaggggcagcctccttttttttgtttgttttttgctcaactattctggtgtggctcttcacattttttctgccgctgtttcgacactctttgttaaatgggttgggcTGAAATAGATTGTTCTAGGATTGATGGAAGGTGAGAGATAAATGGTGGGAAGGAGATTAATGTTGATaggcagattgcccgaacccggctcttccgggatgtaatctacttgccatgggcgagtagattacatagattatTGAGCCCTGTTGATAGGAATTAATCAATGGGCATCAGAGGgaacaaggagagagagagggagctaGGGGAAATGATTATTTGGTATTCAGAGGACTGATAGGCTGGAGAAATTAAGGTGTTGAGGGAATTTGGTGCTAAGGAACATTGTTTGGAGTACAGCAAATAGAGGGGAAATATCATTGTCTTATTAAGAAGTAAAAAATTATATATTTGCTCTCAGACAGATTCTTGGCTCATACAATGTCCTGGGAAATGCCTCACTTACTGAACTGTGGAAGACAAAATGACACTtattctctttggctatgtctccAGCAATTGCTTCCTCATTTTagattatatttatttatagCTGCTATTTTAGGAGCTCAGTGAAACCTGAACAAAAATGTCCCCATTTTCTGGGACATATTGTAAGATCTAGTTTTAAACTGTGTTAAGTGTTTCCCCCTCtgaaataaaacttaaaaaaaaacctgtattctCCCATCTTCTCTCCTGTAGTCTTGTTTCTAGAGTCGAATGCTTTGTATTGCTTAGTCAGCTTCACCCGAAAGAAACAAAACAGTCTTTTAGGCCCCATCTAGACTAGATTAATTAACTGGTGTTTCTAAAAACTGTTGCTAAGCACACCTCATCTTACCAGTCTATACAGGGCCTTCATGATCACTGCTCAAAGATGATGAGTCTAGTGCACACTGAGAGCTGTGTCCATTCTGCAGTTAGCTAACCAGGGCAGAAAGTATCTTGTAGCTTCTCTGGAGTTGTACTGCAGGGAGCCTCACACTTCAATTTACCTCTGGCTTGCCCTGGTCACTCCATACTATGTTGTCCAAAGATTATGGTTGTTCACTCTGATGACTCTGAAGTGGGCTTTGGTAGCAGAAGAGCCTtgtcccctgcctgcagcctgtgCTTGTGCCATTTGTATGCAGCTAACTCAATACCTTGCCTATCTGTTTATAGCGCATTCAGCCCCAGAATTATCATCCATAATAGGGCCTGCACAAACTGCAACAGTTTTGCTAAAAAACTAAGAGCAGGTTTGTAAGATCCCTACAAAGAATTTTAGGGAGATATGCAAAACCAAATGGCATGAAAAGCAGCCCGCATCTGAATATGTGATAGGAAACTGTGTCATGGATACGCACAATCCCCAGCGcatctcccactcccagcacagtGCCGGGGGCGGCATTTCGGCCAGACTCACCAGGGCACTGGGCGGAGCCTGCAGGGGGAGCGCGCTCCCTTGCTGACCCACGCGGCCGCCTGGGAGGACGGGTCAGCGCCTCAGTGCTGGGCGCGGAGGGAGCCCTACTCCCCCCTCCGACTGCAGAAGCAGCCCCGGCCCGGAGCCCgctcggcccctctcctgcctccccgcgCGGCGCACACGCGGCCGCTGAGTTGTCAAGCCCAAGAGCAGCGGCACTTTGGGCCTCAGCGAGggatcctcccgccccccccccacgcccgcaGCGCTCAGAGGTGGGGGGCCCGGCctattgctggggggggggctgctcctgaaACGCGCCCAGTGCAGGTTTGCCGCTTTCCGCTCGGGACAGCCAGCCAGGCGCGGGGGGTCGCGCTCCCACTGCCCCGGGGAAGCGCGGGGGCTGGGACAGCGTGTCCGTGGGGCGCGCAAAGCCTGTGGCCACTGGGAACTGCGCCGAGCGGtgaggcagcagctcccccctcacctccgccgGGGGTCGGGCCAGGCAGGCAGAGCCGGGGCGCGCCCGCGGctgggcacttgggggggggggctgcgttTTTGCCCGCTCCCCCTCCGCTCTTCCGCGGCACCCCCGGGAGCCGCCGGCCTCAGAGCCCCTCGCAGCGGCTGCAGGCGAGCCCTGGCCTCGTGGCTCCTCTCGCGCCTCGGAGGGGAGCCCGCGGCGCCCCGCTTCACACCGGGGAACGGTGTTtgcagctgcagagaaagggaagtagggggacccgggccactttcccccctcccccagggcgctGCGACGTTTGCACACGTGCTATGGGG
Protein-coding regions in this window:
- the ZNF697 gene encoding zinc finger protein 697 isoform X4; protein product: MAMSRIPKPAIISGWNERKSCVLPFTRTLRKEKFFLRPPQISFLPNTHVRLLFIQGDSESVNEHEEKNPQEDGLDNVEQYGTIPEGFEENVFQSPDEEEPYERQYMTETQQGDLPEIPRNMASPETTSHRAS
- the ZNF697 gene encoding zinc finger protein 697 isoform X3, giving the protein MEREEELCAPVHQDSEEREILLEASTGDSESVNEHEEKNPQEDGLDNVEQYGTIPEGFEENVFQSPDEEEPYERQYMTETQQGDLPGKIMGNSINPERDLEALQGIIQQRIPVGERPYGYTECGEGFSQNSNLAQHEITQTGEKPHKCTECNKSFSWRSDLIKHQRTHTGEKPYICSECGENFSVSSHLFTHKRIHTGERPFHCNECGKSFSRNSHLINHHRTHTGEKPFECAQCGKSFSDFSTLIQHQRTHTGEKPYVCVECGKSFIQSSHLVRHRRIHTGEKPYKCAECGKSFRYKSHLAQHHKLHME
- the ZNF697 gene encoding zinc finger protein 697 isoform X7, translated to MAMSRIPKPAIISGWNERKSCVLPFTRTLRKEKFFLRPPQISFLPNTHVRLLFIQGDSESVNEHEEKNPQEDGLDNVEQYGTIPEGFEENVFQSPDEEEPYERQYMTETQQGDLPE
- the ZNF697 gene encoding zinc finger protein 697 isoform X6, which translates into the protein MAMSRIPKPAIISGWNERKSCVLPFTRTLRKEKFFLRPPQISFLPNTHVRLLFIQGDSESVNEHEEKNPQEDGLDNVEQYGTIPEGFEENVFQSPDEEEPYERQYMTETQQGDLPGIEGPALA
- the ZNF697 gene encoding zinc finger protein 697 isoform X1 gives rise to the protein MAMSRIPKPAIISGWNERKSCVLPFTRTLRKEKFFLRPPQISFLPNTHVRLLFIQGDSESVNEHEEKNPQEDGLDNVEQYGTIPEGFEENVFQSPDEEEPYERQYMTETQQGDLPGKIMGNSINPERDLEALQGIIQQRIPVGERPYGYTECGEGFSQNSNLAQHEITQTGEKPHKCTECNKSFSWRSDLIKHQRTHTGEKPYICSECGENFSVSSHLFTHKRIHTGERPFHCNECGKSFSRNSHLINHHRTHTGEKPFECAQCGKSFSDFSTLIQHQRTHTGEKPYVCVECGKSFIQSSHLVRHRRIHTGEKPYKCAECGKSFRYKSHLAQHHKLHME